In a single window of the Olivibacter sp. SDN3 genome:
- a CDS encoding RNA polymerase sigma factor: MKEDTLLPDLFRKEYQKLVSVLCYLFGIQHIEIAQDIVSDTFLTATEDWSLKGTPQNPTAWLYTVAKNKTKNYLKRNALFEQKLSPEIKHLAPRTEEIEVDLSTKSIADSQLAMIFTVCNPNISHESQIALALHLLCGFGVQEIADAFLSNREVIYKRINRAKEKLKEENIKIAQPSLSQITSRLDTVLTTLYLLFSEGYYSSSQDTTMRKDLCAEAMRMTHLLIENQTTNKPSVNALLALMCFHVSRFDARVNDFGEMILYQDQDEAQWNQELIEQGKRYLNLASHGKELTKYHLEAGIAYWHTHKEDSKEKWENILQLYNHLVLEAYSPVAAMNRVFALAKARGNSHAISEAEKLNMDDNHFYFVLLGNLYTNIDNKKAYTHLQTALSLARSASDKAIIQKSMEALR; this comes from the coding sequence ATGAAAGAAGACACCTTATTGCCAGATCTATTCAGAAAAGAGTACCAAAAACTCGTTTCAGTGCTTTGTTATCTTTTTGGTATACAACATATTGAAATAGCGCAAGATATTGTTAGCGACACTTTCCTTACGGCCACAGAAGATTGGAGTTTGAAAGGCACTCCTCAAAATCCTACCGCATGGCTTTATACTGTCGCAAAAAATAAGACAAAAAATTACCTAAAAAGGAATGCCCTTTTTGAGCAGAAGCTTTCACCAGAGATCAAACATCTCGCACCGCGAACAGAAGAAATTGAAGTTGACCTTTCCACTAAAAGCATTGCCGACAGTCAGCTTGCCATGATTTTTACCGTATGCAATCCTAACATCTCCCATGAATCTCAAATCGCTTTGGCGCTACATCTGCTATGTGGTTTTGGTGTACAAGAAATTGCAGATGCCTTTTTAAGCAACAGAGAAGTTATCTACAAGCGCATCAATCGGGCGAAAGAAAAGCTAAAAGAAGAAAATATAAAGATAGCGCAGCCCAGTCTATCACAGATTACCAGTCGGCTCGATACTGTTTTAACCACGCTGTATTTACTTTTCTCGGAAGGCTATTATTCCTCTTCGCAAGATACTACCATGCGCAAAGATCTTTGCGCAGAAGCAATGCGTATGACCCATCTGCTCATTGAAAATCAGACGACCAATAAGCCCTCCGTTAACGCCCTATTAGCTTTAATGTGCTTTCATGTCTCCCGGTTTGACGCCCGAGTCAATGATTTTGGAGAAATGATTTTATATCAAGATCAGGATGAAGCGCAGTGGAACCAGGAACTGATTGAGCAGGGAAAACGCTATCTCAACCTGGCCTCTCACGGTAAAGAACTAACAAAATACCACTTGGAAGCAGGCATAGCTTATTGGCATACGCACAAGGAAGATTCAAAAGAGAAATGGGAAAATATCCTGCAACTGTATAATCATTTGGTACTTGAAGCGTACTCACCCGTTGCAGCAATGAATAGGGTTTTTGCGCTGGCAAAAGCAAGGGGAAACAGCCATGCCATCAGCGAGGCAGAAAAGCTGAACATGGACGACAATCATTTTTATTTTGTGCTACTAGGCAATCTATATACCAATATTGATAATAAAAAAGCCTATACACATTTACAGACAGCATTGTCTTTGGCCCGCTCCGCCAGTGATAAAGCAATTATACAAAAAAGCATGGAAGCGCTTAGATAA
- a CDS encoding YciI family protein: MNEFLLIFRRDFSAKENQPSPRQLQNSIKHWQDWLGGIAAQKKLARPLQRWDGQGKVVKKGKVVTDGPYVEIKESIGGMIFIWAADYEEAAEIAKGCPVLELGGNVEIRMAETPATSE; this comes from the coding sequence ATGAACGAATTCTTATTAATTTTTCGTAGAGATTTTTCTGCAAAAGAAAATCAACCATCTCCAAGACAATTGCAAAACTCGATTAAACATTGGCAGGATTGGCTTGGAGGGATCGCCGCACAAAAAAAGCTGGCCAGACCTTTACAGCGTTGGGATGGTCAGGGCAAAGTCGTAAAAAAAGGGAAGGTCGTGACGGATGGTCCTTACGTTGAGATAAAAGAATCTATTGGCGGCATGATATTTATATGGGCCGCAGATTACGAGGAAGCAGCAGAGATAGCTAAAGGGTGCCCGGTTTTGGAGTTAGGAGGAAATGTGGAGATTCGTATGGCGGAAACACCGGCAACATCGGAATAA
- a CDS encoding carboxymuconolactone decarboxylase family protein, protein MEQRINVQEKGQNALKAIFGIGVYLKKSAIDRKLLELVYFRVSQINQCAYCLDMHSKELRAMEETEQRLYGLSAWRETPYYSDRERAALAWAEAVTACKAPEEEYLQARANFSEEELIDLTLAVTTINTWNRMNIAFPSIPGNYQVGQFG, encoded by the coding sequence ATGGAACAAAGAATCAATGTGCAAGAAAAAGGGCAAAATGCATTAAAAGCAATTTTCGGAATAGGTGTTTACTTAAAAAAATCCGCAATTGACAGAAAATTACTGGAGCTGGTGTATTTTAGGGTGTCGCAGATTAACCAATGCGCTTACTGCTTGGATATGCACTCAAAAGAGCTACGAGCTATGGAAGAGACAGAGCAGCGTTTGTATGGATTGAGCGCATGGCGGGAAACACCGTATTATAGCGATCGGGAACGAGCCGCACTGGCCTGGGCCGAGGCGGTAACGGCTTGCAAAGCACCAGAAGAAGAATATCTACAAGCGAGAGCCAATTTTTCTGAAGAGGAACTGATCGACTTGACCTTGGCAGTTACTACGATAAATACATGGAATCGGATGAATATTGCTTTCCCCAGTATTCCCGGAAACTATCAAGTAGGGCAGTTTGGTTAA
- a CDS encoding DUF3995 domain-containing protein: MEQYLPFLNAFIFLVLASVHFYWAFGGRWAFDVAIPTDVNGRHLFRPNAVNTLMVAIGLLGFAAVNLVYAGWIYPEELAKEYIRFLMASIAFIFALRAMGDFRYIGFTKRRSHYRTSFGKRDTKLYSPLCLLLAFSHLFVLL; the protein is encoded by the coding sequence ATGGAGCAGTATCTGCCTTTTCTGAATGCGTTTATTTTTTTAGTGCTGGCTTCGGTTCATTTTTATTGGGCTTTTGGTGGTAGGTGGGCGTTTGATGTGGCGATACCAACTGACGTAAATGGTCGCCATTTGTTCCGCCCAAATGCGGTGAACACATTGATGGTGGCTATTGGTTTATTGGGATTTGCCGCTGTAAATTTAGTATATGCAGGCTGGATATATCCTGAGGAGTTGGCTAAGGAATATATACGCTTTTTAATGGCAAGTATAGCTTTCATTTTTGCTTTACGGGCCATGGGTGATTTTAGGTATATCGGATTTACTAAACGTCGGAGCCATTATCGCACTTCCTTCGGTAAGCGTGATACAAAGTTGTATTCTCCGTTATGCCTATTATTGGCTTTCTCCCATCTGTTTGTGCTGCTTTAG
- a CDS encoding BamA/TamA family outer membrane protein — protein MKKSTYTTVIQQIIRYVLFLHFLIPSTHAQQLKENWVKRYVNSIINDTTHAEQATLTIYPTFATSPETGIELGASIMKLFYAEGDTLNRLSELQAFTFFTFKGQYGLVLENAIYGDQDKWFFLGETKIQQFPLLYYGIGPNTPKHHPASVNSFNILFRQRVLRKISRNLFLGPEVDYQLISGVRFDQPSEGDPYPIPAGGEGTSNLGMGMALVYDDRHNVLNVRKGRFGEVAYLRNFDGFASDYNFGTLNVEFRSFHPIGKRDVLAWQIKGNFLQGEVPFNQLAQLGGDRLMRGYYLGRFRDKHAIAAQVEYRILPFAFSKRLGASVFAAAGAVAPHFNAFEARNIKGTAGVGLRYLLFPKKDIYIRFDIGFTKEGANFYIFNGEAF, from the coding sequence ATGAAAAAAAGTACATATACAACTGTTATCCAGCAGATTATTCGCTACGTTCTCTTTCTTCATTTTTTGATTCCTTCTACGCATGCGCAACAACTAAAAGAGAATTGGGTAAAGCGGTATGTTAATTCCATCATCAATGATACTACACATGCCGAACAAGCCACACTCACTATTTATCCCACTTTTGCAACTTCTCCGGAGACAGGCATAGAGCTTGGTGCTTCGATTATGAAACTGTTCTACGCCGAGGGAGATACCTTGAACCGTCTGAGTGAGTTACAAGCTTTTACCTTCTTCACTTTTAAAGGGCAGTACGGACTTGTTTTGGAAAATGCTATTTATGGCGATCAGGACAAATGGTTTTTTCTTGGCGAAACCAAAATCCAGCAATTTCCACTTTTATATTATGGAATCGGTCCAAACACACCTAAACACCATCCGGCATCGGTCAACTCCTTTAATATATTATTCCGCCAACGTGTACTCCGGAAGATCAGCAGAAACCTTTTTTTAGGCCCGGAGGTCGATTACCAACTGATCTCCGGCGTTCGTTTTGATCAACCATCGGAAGGAGATCCGTATCCTATTCCGGCTGGGGGAGAAGGGACGAGCAACCTCGGCATGGGTATGGCTTTGGTATATGACGATCGGCACAATGTCTTGAATGTCCGCAAAGGCCGTTTCGGTGAAGTTGCTTATTTACGCAATTTTGACGGTTTCGCCAGTGATTATAACTTTGGTACCCTGAATGTGGAGTTCCGATCCTTTCATCCCATCGGAAAAAGAGATGTGTTGGCCTGGCAGATCAAAGGTAATTTTCTACAGGGCGAAGTACCTTTTAACCAGTTGGCACAGCTCGGAGGAGACCGATTGATGCGAGGTTACTATCTAGGACGCTTTCGAGACAAACATGCCATTGCAGCGCAAGTAGAGTACCGCATCCTTCCTTTTGCTTTCAGTAAAAGGCTGGGCGCTTCAGTTTTTGCTGCTGCCGGAGCCGTCGCTCCACATTTCAATGCCTTTGAGGCTCGAAATATTAAAGGAACTGCTGGTGTTGGGCTACGTTATTTATTGTTTCCCAAGAAAGATATTTATATCCGTTTTGATATCGGTTTCACCAAAGAGGGCGCCAACTTTTATATTTTCAATGGAGAGGCTTTTTAG
- a CDS encoding acyltransferase, with protein MGQYVEVAYLQSKPHYELLDGLRGVAALAIVVFHFLEFVYPDYSKNFLGHGFLAVDFFFCLSGFVIGYAYDERIRKIGIWQFFKARLIRLHPLVLLGSVLGLLGLWIDPFADKEYNAGTLSLIFICSVLLIPFPVMSERGFGLFGLNTPSWSLFFEYIANIFYALVLYRISRRALTILTILAALWLCWMSYCSGTLIGGWDGPSVWDGAARIAYSFPAGLLLHRSSWVFKNKLGFVSLSILLLLSFIVPYFSANWFVEALVVLFYFPLLIALGVGAECSNRIKKLCVFFGRVSYPLYMTHIPMIWVFGNYYDSYNVNTMELTLIIIAGTAFSLVLAYTVMLMYDIPIRKYLNAKPKSALERFSK; from the coding sequence ATGGGACAGTACGTTGAAGTCGCCTATTTACAGAGCAAACCGCATTACGAGTTGCTGGATGGTTTGAGGGGTGTAGCCGCACTAGCAATCGTCGTTTTTCATTTTCTGGAGTTTGTATACCCAGATTATAGCAAGAATTTTTTAGGTCACGGCTTTCTGGCGGTCGATTTTTTTTTCTGCTTATCGGGCTTCGTAATCGGCTATGCTTATGATGAGCGGATAAGAAAAATAGGCATCTGGCAATTTTTTAAGGCACGGCTCATCAGGTTGCATCCCTTAGTGCTGTTGGGTTCGGTACTGGGTTTGCTAGGGCTTTGGATAGATCCCTTTGCTGATAAGGAATACAATGCGGGAACGCTGTCCTTGATTTTTATCTGTTCTGTTCTGCTCATCCCTTTTCCGGTAATGTCGGAGCGTGGCTTTGGCCTGTTTGGGTTGAACACGCCATCCTGGTCTTTATTCTTTGAATACATCGCTAATATTTTTTACGCGCTCGTACTTTATAGAATCAGTCGGCGCGCATTGACGATATTAACGATCTTAGCGGCGCTTTGGCTTTGTTGGATGAGCTATTGCTCTGGCACGCTGATCGGCGGCTGGGACGGTCCTAGTGTATGGGACGGAGCGGCACGCATTGCTTACTCTTTTCCCGCGGGTCTACTGCTGCATCGCTCTTCCTGGGTTTTTAAAAATAAACTCGGTTTTGTGAGTCTTTCGATATTATTGTTGCTATCTTTCATCGTGCCTTACTTTAGCGCAAATTGGTTCGTGGAGGCGCTTGTCGTACTCTTTTATTTTCCGCTACTGATTGCGCTTGGCGTGGGAGCTGAGTGCTCGAACAGGATCAAAAAACTTTGTGTTTTCTTTGGCAGGGTTTCTTACCCGCTATATATGACACACATCCCTATGATATGGGTTTTCGGTAATTACTATGACAGTTATAACGTGAATACCATGGAGCTGACGTTGATTATTATAGCTGGTACGGCTTTTTCTCTCGTACTTGCCTATACCGTCATGTTGATGTATGATATACCAATCCGTAAATATCTAAATGCGAAGCCGAAATCTGCTTTGGAAAGATTTTCTAAATAA
- a CDS encoding BNR-4 repeat-containing protein yields the protein MFAVVSHIHQLRSQDLDTNTVENKVLARDAAWCWFSDPRAVYFEGEHKRLFFAYINSLGDVMIASQDQETEQTAVFNLHEKLQVDDHNVPSILFLPDGKLLTFYTEHGGRFFMRKSKNPEDISAWEEEKELNFDFENKRICYSHPVMLSAENNRIYMFYRLQHPMPKNDTYKGWWQCYAYSDDLGETWSAGKRLIDSREINNAVYMKVANNSNNRIDFLFTDGHPKIGPSSVYHMYYEKDSLYQTDGTAMQSLEAYPVPIEQVNKVYDVKEHGVKSWIWDVCLDGEGSPVLAYTQYPDETDHRYHYVRWDGERWQDQELCRAGPYITRLEPGKKLLEGHYSGGVVLDHNDPKTVYLSKQINGVYEVERWQLNDAETWGVESLTSGSKIDNVRPFLVKREHGKAEMVLWMQGTYRHYTDYDTNILLRTWAKSK from the coding sequence ATGTTTGCTGTAGTATCCCACATTCATCAACTTAGATCACAGGATTTGGATACCAACACGGTAGAAAATAAAGTATTGGCAAGGGATGCCGCGTGGTGCTGGTTCTCCGATCCCCGCGCAGTTTATTTTGAAGGAGAACATAAGCGTCTCTTCTTTGCTTACATCAATAGCCTTGGCGATGTAATGATTGCCTCACAGGATCAGGAAACAGAACAAACAGCGGTGTTTAATTTACATGAGAAACTTCAGGTAGACGATCATAATGTGCCGTCTATCTTGTTTTTACCTGATGGAAAGCTGCTCACTTTCTATACGGAACACGGCGGGCGTTTTTTTATGCGCAAAAGCAAAAATCCTGAGGATATCAGTGCATGGGAAGAGGAAAAAGAGTTGAATTTTGATTTCGAGAATAAGCGTATTTGCTATTCACATCCGGTGATGCTTTCGGCAGAAAATAACCGGATTTATATGTTTTATCGATTGCAGCACCCCATGCCTAAGAATGATACTTATAAGGGCTGGTGGCAGTGTTACGCATATAGTGACGATTTGGGCGAGACTTGGTCGGCCGGAAAACGACTGATTGATAGTCGTGAAATTAACAATGCGGTGTACATGAAAGTGGCGAACAACAGCAATAATCGGATCGATTTTCTGTTTACCGATGGTCATCCGAAGATTGGCCCTTCATCGGTATATCATATGTATTATGAAAAGGACTCCTTATATCAAACAGATGGTACCGCCATGCAGTCGCTGGAGGCTTATCCGGTTCCTATAGAGCAGGTTAATAAAGTCTATGATGTAAAGGAGCATGGAGTGAAATCTTGGATATGGGATGTTTGCCTTGATGGGGAGGGAAGCCCAGTATTGGCCTATACGCAATATCCTGATGAAACCGATCATCGTTATCATTATGTTCGCTGGGATGGAGAACGGTGGCAAGATCAGGAACTTTGTAGAGCAGGACCTTACATTACACGGCTAGAGCCAGGCAAGAAATTGCTGGAAGGACATTATTCAGGTGGGGTCGTACTTGATCACAACGACCCGAAGACTGTTTATTTATCTAAGCAAATCAATGGAGTGTATGAAGTGGAACGCTGGCAATTAAATGATGCGGAAACCTGGGGTGTGGAAAGCCTTACGAGTGGGTCGAAAATAGATAACGTACGGCCTTTTTTGGTAAAACGGGAGCATGGGAAAGCTGAAATGGTGCTTTGGATGCAGGGCACTTATCGTCACTATACCGATTATGACACTAACATATTGCTGCGTACATGGGCCAAATCAAAGTAA
- a CDS encoding RagB/SusD family nutrient uptake outer membrane protein — translation MKKIIVLIIVVLYLGFTGCNKSYLEPNPLSFYSTENTFESPEALRNVLVSCEEIMREEYLTTNAPLISELIFSEVMVFGKTDAASPAQNMNLSITPDAQLNDGSYNRIGWYWDESYRTIKNANTVISKIDEPEYTSEEERNALLGTAFFHRAYRYYGLCHQFGDVPLILSLVETPRLDFYSTKREVILRRMKEDLEFAEQWVPVNVDKGAVNRGAVSHLLTKINLSLGLFDDAIQSATNVIDGGVHALMTSRFGIDAGRADKNVTWDLHRAENKALPENREGILLTIDRLNEQGNTSTASQLMYALVPQWHNNIVTPSGNKGTLDRAGIEIDQSSAYGRGVAQGRGTWYSTHMIWNDSGDDYRHAPGNWMRMEDLFYNNQDNQDAYYGEPLQKYSDDGRLLVTDTIRAWFQWPHYKTYIPDFTYEPARGGYTDWYVFRLAETHLLRAEAYTWKGDVLKAAEDINKVRERANADPVGPEMINIGYILDERNRELFYEEPRKTELTRMAYIFAQTGIPAYNGKTYSLSNFSDNNFFYDRIMEKTDFYNKGVRTNYGNEFRMSPYHVLWPVPASTINGNTQGVINQNKGYAGYERNVPPLESIEETIEE, via the coding sequence ATGAAAAAGATAATAGTATTGATCATAGTTGTTCTGTATTTAGGTTTTACAGGATGCAACAAGAGCTATCTGGAACCTAACCCGCTATCATTTTATTCTACAGAAAATACTTTTGAAAGCCCTGAAGCACTGAGAAATGTGCTGGTGAGCTGCGAAGAAATTATGCGTGAAGAATACCTGACCACTAATGCACCCTTAATTTCAGAACTTATTTTTTCTGAAGTAATGGTTTTTGGCAAAACAGATGCAGCATCACCTGCGCAGAATATGAACTTATCCATTACGCCAGACGCGCAACTGAATGATGGCAGCTACAACCGGATAGGATGGTATTGGGACGAAAGCTATCGAACAATCAAAAATGCCAATACGGTGATTTCAAAAATAGATGAACCGGAATATACTTCGGAGGAGGAACGGAACGCATTGCTGGGAACAGCCTTTTTTCATCGGGCGTACCGCTATTATGGCTTATGCCATCAATTTGGTGATGTGCCGCTGATTTTGAGTTTAGTAGAAACCCCACGGCTGGATTTTTATTCAACTAAACGAGAGGTTATTCTCCGGAGGATGAAAGAAGATTTGGAGTTCGCTGAACAATGGGTGCCAGTGAATGTGGATAAAGGGGCGGTAAATAGGGGGGCCGTGAGCCATTTGCTCACCAAGATAAACCTTTCGCTGGGACTGTTTGATGATGCCATTCAATCGGCAACCAATGTTATCGATGGTGGCGTTCATGCATTGATGACCTCCCGTTTTGGCATTGATGCAGGGCGGGCAGATAAAAATGTGACCTGGGATTTGCATAGAGCCGAAAATAAGGCGTTACCGGAAAATAGGGAAGGAATATTGCTTACGATCGACCGGCTGAATGAACAGGGGAATACCTCTACCGCAAGCCAGTTAATGTATGCACTGGTGCCACAATGGCACAATAATATTGTTACTCCTTCGGGTAATAAGGGCACTTTAGATCGTGCGGGTATTGAAATCGATCAGTCGAGTGCTTATGGTCGAGGGGTGGCCCAAGGACGTGGTACCTGGTATAGTACGCATATGATCTGGAATGATAGTGGTGATGATTATCGCCATGCCCCCGGCAACTGGATGCGGATGGAAGATCTGTTTTATAACAATCAGGATAATCAAGATGCTTATTATGGCGAGCCGCTGCAGAAATACAGTGACGATGGGCGACTACTTGTAACAGATACGATTAGGGCCTGGTTTCAGTGGCCACACTACAAAACCTATATACCTGATTTTACTTATGAACCGGCACGGGGAGGTTACACCGATTGGTATGTGTTCAGGTTGGCAGAGACCCATTTGTTGAGGGCAGAGGCATATACTTGGAAAGGAGATGTGTTGAAGGCGGCAGAAGATATTAACAAAGTGCGGGAAAGAGCGAATGCCGATCCGGTGGGTCCGGAGATGATCAATATCGGATATATCCTCGACGAGCGTAATAGGGAACTCTTTTATGAAGAACCGAGAAAAACAGAGCTCACCCGTATGGCTTACATCTTCGCGCAGACGGGCATACCGGCCTATAATGGAAAAACCTATAGTTTATCCAATTTTTCGGATAACAACTTTTTCTACGACCGGATTATGGAGAAAACGGACTTCTATAATAAGGGCGTGAGAACAAATTATGGCAATGAGTTTAGAATGAGTCCCTATCACGTGCTATGGCCGGTACCGGCAAGCACCATTAATGGAAATACACAGGGGGTTATTAACCAGAATAAGGGCTATGCCGGCTATGAGCGAAACGTTCCGCCGCTAGAATCAATCGAAGAAACGATTGAAGAATAA